The Prinia subflava isolate CZ2003 ecotype Zambia chromosome 13, Cam_Psub_1.2, whole genome shotgun sequence genome contains a region encoding:
- the CLEC3A gene encoding C-type lectin domain family 3 member A, producing the protein MAQTGLMIFLLISLLLLDQTVSQASKFKGRKHSKRRVKEKDDLKTQIDKLWREVNALKEIQALQTVCLRGTKAHKKCYLMSEGTKHFHEANEDCITKGGTLAIPRNNEETNILRDYGKRSVPAVPEFWLGVTDMVHEGSFVDVNGMALQYFNWDRGQPSGGKRENCVSLSQSSQGRWADAACRTAKRYVCEFLIP; encoded by the exons ATGGCACAAACTGGACTGATGATTTTTCTACTCATAAGCCTACTACTGCTGGATCAGACCGTCAGCCAGGCTTCCAAATTCAAAGGCAGGAAGCACAGCAAACGTAGAGTGAAAG AAAAAGATGACCTGAAGACCCAGATTGACAAATTGTGGCGAGAAGTAAATGCTCTGAAGGAAATACAAGCACTCCAGACAG TGTGTCTTCGTGGGACCAAGGCCCACAAGAAATGCTACCTCATGTCAGAGGGCACCAAACATTTCCACGAAGCCAATGAAGACTGCATAACCAAGGGGGGGACACTGGCTATCCCGAGGAACAACGAGGAAACAAACATCCTGCGAGACTACGGCAAGAGGAGCGTGCCCGCGGTGCCCGAGTTCTGGCTGGGGGTCACCGACATGGTCCACGAAGGGAGCTTTGTTGATGTCAATGGCATGGCTCTGCAGTACTTCAACTGGGACCGCGGCCAGCCCAGCGGGGGCAAGCGGGAGAACtgcgtgtccctgtcccagtcctCCCAAGGCAGGTGGGCGGATGCAGCCTGCCGCACCGCCAAGAGATACGTGTGTGAATTCCTGATCCCGTAA